The following proteins are co-located in the Carassius auratus strain Wakin chromosome 7, ASM336829v1, whole genome shotgun sequence genome:
- the LOC113105351 gene encoding uncharacterized protein LOC113105351: protein MDGNSLFGVSGLIMESPVNGDHRDASNTIRENHVWPDVKSLTRSNGIHQMPEFLDDPFPAPDWVLFPPADFYSDSTPNGFQTTSTSGLWGEDTDIFQPFKEKADPDLRHSISANQNTESCSSSNQRDPLLEFILSRQKKSQATPSPASPSDPANAFQETSSETNGFFQTPSLSTSPFVSNRGPASEDVFRTSTAGTNVSDIEAYDPLFDPQNQAPSKHKSQYDQLFTRQDAKQDSGMSHDALLNGGVQETTPFTNVSNGDLMFRRLPPKVAPRSKAPKIPPQPPALSQMTSAETERDLQVFEDVLLIGQERCVEDWPEHSSEEKPTGKIRLRRDSVKIPDVSDGGADGTVKRNGKQVQHESELCESLTRLFFFICDCVSVDLQTLGRKLRHSLLIRRSSKDELTISETNTSSLNPGSKLIDGTDEFFTPEEEEQNGAAEHKPKKSKPKIITHRRGSKVKSAEASARLSPDYKDDLPSSSSSKHEDLVAWGEKKAEDVDCTPQLQKFKPPVPRRPSKSFSKDPFVEGDVDVGASVQDSHQMPEVDTHLEDEERNTETDAQKPRKKVRVKFVPHRGFVIGLSKVDKANHERKEETQHLKDSDDSELKGAHGFTPPQHLKDDDGFDDLKGAFGHKAHGLKEDPVLKTEAGRSYSPNNAQSSYSNGFMSPASWDSKPSDLETDVHKSSDVFTRSDSFEKHQEMTDSRPKKSLKFKVPRIPRRQLKSAENPEIKQSKDRDASEMKKPPLLKVPPLLSHRDSKSFEDDEFPPKGADLFKAEDEGWEEYTPDNKPQKPRETDTHRRESQTKDMKEFPEEFLDPPGATSGDFYLSEAARAEWMSAQMDMRRLRAQEEEQPQEEEEDEGDTDSLMEWWNTVDYWDEITPETIRSKEEETVSFKAVADKVHRSLRVYLKLFMERAELLYQHVLILYGIADDLSNFHHRTKIANITGGTTTAVGGATAIAGLALIPVTFGVSVIISAIGLGVATAGGITAASASISDTINNMHDRKKIELIIMDYEAQLVEMQRCLQFIIEGLCRLRSHPLLRRNNYYTGDWEVRRALQTISLVDGPVDQAEEIIRNTLAKLASLQKGIDKYFTKDLKEVKKGCKKEVTAEVRGLAKHLHEGLAELNSIREQLLDASGNI, encoded by the exons ATG GACGGTAATTCGCTGTTTGGTGTCTCAGGTCTGATTATGGAG AGTCCAGTGAATGGAGATCATCGAGATGCTAGTAACACAATCAGAGAAAACCATGTGTGGCCAGACGTAAAGAGTTTAACCAGAAGCAACGGCATTCATCAGATGCCTGAGTTTCTAGACGACCCCTTCCCAGCTCCAGACTGGGTGTTGTTTCCTCCAGCTGATTTTTATAGTGACAGCACACCCAATGGGTTTCAGACCACATCTACATCAGGCCTTTGGGGCGAAGACACAGACATTTTCCAGCCTTTTAAAGAGAAAGCAGACCCTGATCTGAGACACAgcatctcagccaatcagaacacagaatCGTGCTCTTCGTCCAATCAGAGGGATCCTCTCCTGGAATTCATCCTATCCAGACAGAAGAAATCCCAAGCCACGCCCTCCCCAGCTTCACCATCCGATCCCGCCAACGCTTTCCAAGAAACATCCTCTGAAACGAACGGTTTCTTCCAGACTCCTTCACTCTCCACCTCTCCGTTCGTTTCTAACAGAGGCCCAGCGTCTGAAGATGTTTTCAGGACGTCCACCGCAGGAACCAACGTCTCCGACATCGAGGCGTATGATCCTCTGTTTGACCCTCAGAATCAAGCTCCGTCCAAACACAAGAGCCAGTATGATCAGCTGTTCACCCGTCAAGATGCAAAACAAGACAGTGGCATGTCCCATGATGCTTTGCTCAATGGAGGCGTTCAAGAGACAACACCATTCACAAACGTCTCAAACGGAGACCTG ATGTTCAGGAGGCTCCCGCCCAAAGTTGCTCCTCGCAGTAAAGCCCCGAAGATCCCCCCCCAgcctcctgctctctctcag ATGACGTCGGCTGAGACCGAGAGAGATCTGCAGGTGTTTGAGGACGTTCTTCTCATCGGTCAG GAAAGGTGTGTGGAGGACTGGCCTGAACACTCTTCAGAGGAGAAACCT ACGGGGAAGATCAGGCTTCGGAGAGACTCTGTGAAG ATTCCAGACGTTTCTGATGGAGGAGCTGATGGGACGGTGAAGAGGAACGGGAAGCAGGTACAGCATGAGTCTGAACTCTGTGAGAGTTTGACACGTTTGTTCTTCTTCATCTGTGATTGTGTCTCTGTTGATCTTCAGACTCTGGGAAGGAAACTGAGACACTCGCTGCTGATCAGGAGGAGCTCGAAG GATGAACTGACGATCTCCGAGACGAACACAAGCTCACTGAATCCAGGCTCAAAG CTCATTGATGGCACAGACGAGTTCTTCActccagaagaagaagaacagaaCGGAGCTGCCGAGCACAAACCT AAGAAGTCAAAACCCAAGATTATCACACACCGCAGAGGATCGAAG GTGAAATCTGCTGAAGCTTCAGCTAGACTCTCTCCAGACTATAAG GATGATTTACCGTCCTCGTCCTCGTCCAAACATGAGGATCTGGTGGCGTGGGGAGAGAAGAAAGCAGAAGATGTGGACTGCACACCG CAGCTGCAGAAGTTCAAGCCTCCTGTGCCACGACGACCGTCAAAG tcCTTCTCCAAAGATCCCTTTGTGGAAGGTGATGTGGATGTCGGCGCTTCAGTCCAAGACAGTCACCAG ATGCCAGAGGTGGACACACATCTGGAGGATgaagagagaaacacagagactGACGCACAG aaaccgAGAAAGAAAGTGCGAGTTAAGTTTGTTCCTCACAGAGGGTTTGTCATCGGTTTATCTAAG GTTGACAAGGCTAATCATGAAAGAAAGGAGGAAACACAACATCTTAAG gacAGTGATGACTCTGAGCTGAAGGGAGCTCATGGATTCACTCCTCCTCAGCATCTGAAG GATGATGATGGGTTTGATGATCTGAAAGGAGCGTTTGGTCACAAAGCTCACGGGTTGAAG GAAGACCCAGTACTGAAAACTGAAGCTGGACGGAGTTATTCACCCAACAACGCTCAG AGTTCATATTCTAACGGCTTTATGAGTCCTGCGTCATGGGATTCAAAG CCGTCTGATCTGGAGACAGATGTCCATAAATCCTCAGATGTCTTCACTCGGTCAGACAGCTTTGAGAAACATCAGGAGATGACAGACAGTCGACCG AAGAAATCGCTGAAGTTTAAAGTCCCTCGCATTCCTCGCAGACAATTAAAG AGCGCTGAAAACCCTGAGATCAAGCAGAGCAAAGATCGTGACGCTTCGGAG ATGAAGAAGCCTCCTCTTCTGAAAGTGCCTCCTCTTCTGTCCCATCGAGACTCGAAG AGCTTTGAGGACGACGAGTTCCCTCCGAAGGGAGCAGATCTGTTCAAGGCGGAGGACGAAGGCTGGGAGGAATACACGCCG GATAATAAACCACAGAAACCTCGAGAGACTGACACACATCGCAGAGAGTCACAG ACTAAAGACATGAAGGAGTTTCCTGAAGAGTTTCTGGATCCTCCAGGAGCCACGTCTGGAGACTTTTACCTGTCTGAAGCTGCCAGG GCTGAGTGGATGTCAGCTCAGATGGACATGAGACGACTGAGAGCTCAGGAGGAAGAGCAGccgcaggaggaagaggaggatgaaggg GACACTGACAGTCTGATGGAGTGGTGGAACACAGTGGACT ACTGGGATGAAATAACCCCTGAGACGATCCGATCTAAAGAAGAAGAGACCGT ATCGTTTAAAGCGGTCGCTGATAAGGTCCACCGCAGTCTCCGTGTGTATCTGAAGCTCTTCATGGAGCGCGCCGAGCTGCTCTACCAGCACGTGCTGATCTTATACGGCATCGCAGACGACCTCAGCAACTTCCACCACCGCACTAAAATCGCCAACATCACGGGAGGAACGACCACCGCAGTGGGAGGAGCCACAGCTATCGCGGGGCTAGCGCTGATTCCTGTCACCTTCGGGGTGTCCGTCATCATCTCAGCCATCGGGCTCGGCGTGGCTACAGCGGGCGGCATCACAGCCGCTTCGGCCTCCATCTCAGACACCATCAACAACATGCAC GACCGTAAGAAGATTGAGCTCATCATCATGGACTACGAGGCGCAGCTGGTGGAAATGCAGCGCTGtttgcagttcatcattgaaggTCTCTGTCGACTGCGCTCTCATCCGCTGCTGCGACGAAACAACTACTACACCGGAGACTGGGAGGTACGCCGCGCACTCCAGACCATTAGCTTAGTTGATGGCCCAGTAGATCAGGCTGAAGAAATCATTCGCAACACACTGGCCAAGTTAGCCAGTCTGCAGAAAGGAATAGACAAGTACTTCACTAAAGACTTGAAGGAGGTGAAGAAGGGCTGTAAGAAGGAAGTGACGGCTGAGGTGCGGGGTCTGGCCAAACATCTCCACGAAGGTTTAGCGGAGCTCAACTCCATCAGAGAACAGCTGCTCGACGCCAGCGGAAACATCTAG
- the LOC113105352 gene encoding C-type lectin domain family 10 member A, producing MSGKFIFNHNSLSWSDAQRYCSSKYKDLAFISDSSDNNALVLQLKYVYYKYEAWIGLSKNLWLWSDQSKVIWLSVKWADGQPDNASGNEKCGFVHETGLIGDDGCSHTLPFFCTKRMKTQTVRFAVTSSGSLNESAVMEAIEKQMNQILSDQQMSGSSVTWRVQPDGQIFQQQRNTHEA from the exons ATGTCAGgcaaatttatttttaaccataacAGTCTGAGCTGGAGTGATGCTCAGCGATACTGCAGCAGCAAGTACAAAGACCTGGCCTTCATCAGTGACTCCAGCGATAACAACGCCCTGGTACTTCAGCTTAAATACGTCTACTATAAGTATGAGGCCTGGATCGGCTTGTCCAAGAACCTGTGGCTGTGGTCAGACCAGAGCAAAGTGATCTGGCTGTCTGTGAAATGGGCCGACGGACAGCCGGATAATGCCAGTGGCAATGAAAAGTGCGGGTTTGTCCATGAGACTGGATTGATTGGGGACGATGGGTGCTCACATACCTTACCTTTCTTCTGCA CGAAACGGATGAAAACACAGACTGTGAGGTTTGCAGTGACATCTTCTGGATCTCTGAATGAATCTGCAGTGATGGAGGCCATAGAGAAGCAG ATGAACCAGATCCTCTCAGATCAGCAGATGTCTGGGTCCAGTGTAACGTGGAGAGTCCAGCCTGATGGACAGATCTTCCAgcagcagagaaacacacacgAAGCATGA